A genomic window from Sporosarcina sp. Marseille-Q4063 includes:
- a CDS encoding GNAT family N-acetyltransferase: MELFIISSIEQLEQYRDDWSSILEENQNTNPFIEFEWINEWWKHLGGNKQIEIMGIRKDEEIIAFFPFLYDKGLLGYKYFFMSFGQANYMDVVAYHDMLDDSLKFVLDEIIHEKKNVVFYLHGLLESSITPASLEMYLQSRNSKFSVHRVITPYIDLKKITLEEYMEKRQRLHRLDRREKRLHENGNVEFLRSSPEEMDYIFKLHDKRWEKRRDTSGFTNEKEKEFYRSLAKITSGSLKTQIDSLYINDTMIAFNYGFNCRGRYLGYVLGYDDDFETFSPGRILEKEKILQCKYGNERVFDLSIGYETYKFEWNTHLDYTRRMIFSSNTIAAKVIRNWLSMKETFIERIKENHKLVLFKRKNIGKLVFIIKNIFKTESKGARSEVIEFFKRIRKYFYENERYLVYKMEKKNVPDLPDSEEFIELTINDAMKSSEIVSIHMKDICRKMYGGYKGYYPKDNLAYENIFWTNDKVLRIDRISYLEQFKKSSVHFKNWNEGNLSAICSSVKKNSKARTVYVAIEEGAKTEKALLEEVGFSISKHIFKKTYFGFKKYHVTE, encoded by the coding sequence AATTCGAATGGATAAATGAATGGTGGAAACATTTAGGGGGAAATAAGCAAATAGAAATCATGGGTATCCGTAAAGATGAAGAAATCATTGCTTTTTTTCCCTTTTTATATGATAAAGGTTTGCTGGGATACAAGTATTTCTTTATGTCGTTTGGTCAAGCGAATTATATGGATGTTGTTGCTTATCACGATATGTTGGATGACTCACTAAAGTTTGTATTAGATGAGATCATCCATGAAAAAAAGAATGTTGTTTTCTATTTGCACGGGCTTTTGGAGAGTAGCATTACACCTGCAAGCTTGGAAATGTATTTGCAAAGTCGCAACTCTAAATTTTCCGTGCATCGCGTTATCACGCCGTATATTGATTTGAAAAAAATTACGTTAGAAGAATATATGGAGAAAAGGCAGAGGCTACATCGGCTTGACCGTAGAGAAAAAAGGTTGCATGAAAATGGAAATGTAGAGTTTTTACGAAGTAGCCCGGAAGAAATGGATTACATTTTCAAACTTCACGACAAGCGCTGGGAAAAAAGACGCGATACCAGTGGGTTTACGAATGAAAAAGAAAAAGAGTTTTACCGCAGTCTTGCGAAAATTACAAGTGGATCGTTGAAGACTCAAATCGATTCTTTGTACATTAATGATACGATGATCGCATTTAATTATGGATTCAATTGTCGAGGAAGGTATCTAGGGTATGTCTTAGGGTACGATGATGATTTTGAAACGTTTAGTCCAGGAAGGATCTTGGAAAAAGAAAAGATATTGCAATGTAAATACGGAAATGAACGCGTGTTTGATTTAAGCATTGGGTATGAGACTTATAAATTTGAATGGAATACACATTTGGATTACACACGAAGAATGATATTTTCGTCAAATACAATCGCAGCAAAAGTGATAAGAAACTGGCTATCAATGAAGGAAACATTTATTGAAAGGATTAAAGAAAATCATAAGTTGGTGCTATTTAAACGAAAAAACATCGGGAAATTGGTGTTTATTATAAAAAACATATTCAAAACAGAGTCTAAAGGAGCCCGTTCTGAAGTCATCGAATTTTTTAAGCGAATTCGAAAATACTTTTATGAAAATGAACGTTATCTTGTCTACAAAATGGAAAAGAAAAATGTTCCGGATTTACCCGATTCCGAGGAATTCATCGAGTTAACAATAAACGATGCAATGAAAAGTTCCGAAATTGTTAGTATTCATATGAAAGATATTTGCAGGAAAATGTACGGCGGCTATAAAGGCTATTACCCAAAAGATAATTTAGCCTATGAAAATATTTTTTGGACAAATGATAAAGTGCTTAGGATTGATAGAATTTCTTATCTGGAACAATTTAAAAAAAGTTCCGTTCACTTTAAAAATTGGAATGAAGGCAACTTATCGGCGATTTGTTCCTCCGTTAAGAAAAACAGTAAAGCACGAACCGTATATGTTGCGATTGAAGAAGGAGCAAAAACTGAAAAGGCTCTCTTGGAAGAAGTAGGGTTTTCAATTAGCAAACATATTTTCAAAAAAACTTATTTCGGGTTTAAAAAATATCACGTTACAGAATGA
- a CDS encoding GNAT family N-acetyltransferase, whose translation MITIERKILNVKIQNVYFANGEFENDSTAQVKAFSHSFVPKKNLRTLETLQFDLTKDDNELLMAMQKTTRRQIRRAEEQELDHIIIENPTDHDLVEFQNFYNQFAKNKKTHTCNSFHMKTMKLLREKNALLLTYIKSEDQVFCYRVYILDGTLAMNLYSASHFRMADSPELKRLLGQANRYLVWLCILFLKEKGYKLYDMGGLSYDENIRRFKLGFGGEIVPVYWGYEANSIIGALVLQIRNWKMAWATAREIQ comes from the coding sequence ATGATTACAATTGAAAGAAAAATTTTAAACGTAAAGATCCAAAATGTTTACTTTGCTAATGGAGAGTTTGAAAATGATTCAACGGCGCAAGTTAAGGCGTTTTCACACTCATTTGTTCCAAAGAAAAATTTAAGAACATTAGAGACACTTCAGTTTGATTTAACAAAAGATGACAATGAATTATTAATGGCGATGCAAAAAACGACAAGGAGACAAATTAGACGTGCAGAAGAACAAGAGTTAGACCATATTATAATTGAAAATCCAACAGATCACGATTTAGTAGAATTTCAAAATTTTTATAATCAGTTTGCTAAAAATAAAAAAACACATACTTGCAATTCATTTCATATGAAAACGATGAAGCTGCTCCGTGAGAAAAATGCTTTATTGCTAACTTATATAAAAAGTGAAGACCAAGTTTTTTGTTACAGAGTATATATTCTAGATGGTACCTTAGCAATGAATCTATATTCCGCATCTCACTTCCGCATGGCTGATAGTCCGGAGTTGAAAAGATTGCTGGGCCAAGCAAATCGTTATCTTGTGTGGCTATGTATTTTATTTTTGAAAGAAAAAGGATATAAATTATATGATATGGGTGGTCTTAGCTACGATGAAAATATTCGTAGATTCAAACTCGGGTTTGGAGGAGAAATTGTGCCTGTCTATTGGGGGTACGAAGCAAATTCAATCATCGGGGCACTCGTATTACAAATAAGAAATTGGAAAATGGCTTGGGCAACCGCCAGGGAAATCCAATGA
- a CDS encoding polysaccharide deacetylase family protein translates to MRNHGTFIISLDFELNWGVHDVFTLEQYEKNLLGTREAIDKMLELFDNLGIRATWATVGMLFFRNKEELMNNLPSNLPSYTNMEFSPYGKIGDIGENEEEDPFHYGQSLLKKISQYEGQEISTHTFSHYYCLEEGQTADQFEADLVASLKVSSTFGRPAKSIVFPRNQLNIDYLKICKKHGIESFRGNEKSWIYKESKFHKESPLKRMLRLADCYVNITGHNTYRLKNAGKAPLVNLASSRFLRPYEPKLKSLEKLRLRRIKKSLIHAAQNGEVYHLWWHPHNFGKDIEENLQFLTEILELVFRLNKQYGFESLTMGEATKIAFQLNEEKRYEKIRPQSHYEM, encoded by the coding sequence ATGAGGAATCATGGAACCTTCATCATCTCGCTTGATTTCGAATTAAATTGGGGCGTACACGATGTCTTCACACTCGAACAATATGAAAAGAATTTACTAGGTACACGCGAAGCAATTGATAAAATGCTTGAGCTGTTTGATAATCTTGGAATTCGTGCAACATGGGCAACGGTGGGAATGCTTTTTTTCCGAAATAAAGAGGAACTTATGAACAATCTGCCGTCGAATCTCCCAAGTTATACAAACATGGAATTTTCCCCGTATGGCAAAATAGGGGATATTGGTGAGAATGAAGAAGAAGATCCATTTCACTATGGGCAATCATTGCTTAAGAAGATTAGTCAATATGAAGGGCAAGAAATTTCGACGCATACGTTTTCACATTATTATTGTTTGGAAGAGGGGCAGACGGCAGATCAGTTTGAAGCGGATTTGGTAGCTTCTTTAAAGGTGAGTTCCACATTCGGTCGGCCGGCAAAATCAATTGTGTTTCCAAGAAACCAACTCAATATAGACTACCTTAAAATATGTAAAAAACATGGAATTGAAAGCTTCAGGGGGAATGAAAAAAGCTGGATTTATAAAGAAAGCAAATTTCATAAGGAAAGCCCATTAAAAAGAATGCTTCGATTAGCTGATTGTTACGTGAACATCACAGGGCATAATACGTATCGGCTTAAAAATGCAGGAAAGGCCCCTCTTGTTAATTTAGCATCGAGCAGATTTTTGAGACCCTATGAACCGAAATTGAAAAGTCTTGAAAAACTACGCCTCCGCAGAATTAAAAAAAGTCTTATTCACGCAGCGCAAAACGGGGAAGTATACCATCTGTGGTGGCATCCGCATAATTTCGGTAAAGATATTGAAGAGAATTTGCAATTTTTAACTGAAATCTTAGAATTAGTATTTCGGTTGAATAAGCAATACGGTTTTGAAAGCCTTACGATGGGTGAAGCAACCAAAATAGCTTTTCAATTAAATGAAGAAAAGAGATATGAAAAAATAAGGCCCCAGTCACATTATGAAATGTAA